One Solanum pennellii chromosome 9, SPENNV200 DNA segment encodes these proteins:
- the LOC114074086 gene encoding uncharacterized protein LOC114074086, translating into MCMELLSQFIHQSVHQNRWIPIKLGRHGIPISHEFYADVIILFSKIIQQNCNTIIDTVNNFSSFTWQNINYNKSLIFLSRNFFQEDKEYVTSSLHMKEGTAMGKYLGFPLTHTRYQSSDFQFRIDNFQTTSGRMEKKFLTMARRTTLIRSNLNSLANHVMQFTVLPKQCCHQKLPTNHFS; encoded by the coding sequence atgtgTATGGAGCTTTTATCACAGTTCATTCACCAAAGTGTCCATCAGAACAGATGGATTCCAATTAAGCTCGGACGACATGGTATTCCTATCTCCCATGAATTTTATGCGGATGTTATTATTCTTTTCTCCAAAATAATCCAGCAAAACTGTAACACCATCATCGACACAGTCAATAATTTCTCCTCATTTACCTGGCAAAATATAAACTACAACAAATCTCTCATCTTCCTATCGAGAAATTTTTTCCAGGAAGATAAGGAGTATGTTACTAGTTCCCTACATATGAAAGAAGGAACTGCAATGGGCAAATATCTTGGCTTTCCTCTTACCCACACTCGTTATCAAAGCAGTGATTTCCAATTCCGCATTGACAATTTTCAAACAACGTCTGGAAggatggaaaaaaaattcttgaccATGGCACGGCGAACTACTCTTATTCGCTCCAATCTTAACAGCCTTGCAAACCATGTCATGCAATTCACCGTTCTTCCGAAACAG